The Paramisgurnus dabryanus chromosome 6, PD_genome_1.1, whole genome shotgun sequence genome has a window encoding:
- the ndufa13 gene encoding NADH dehydrogenase [ubiquinone] 1 alpha subcomplex subunit 13, with amino-acid sequence MAASKVKQDMPPTGGYGPIDYRRNLPRRGLSGYSMFGIGMGIMLFGYWRLFKWNRERRRLHIEDLEARIALLPLLQAEQDRSTLRMLRENLEEESVIMKDVPDWKVGENMFHTDRWVTPLTEELYNLRPREQLLHKKFGFLWYV; translated from the exons ATGGCGGCGTCCAAGGTGAAGCAGGACATGCCTCCAACCGGAGGATACGGTCCCATCGATTACCGCAGAAACCTCCCGCGTCGGGGACTGTCCG gTTACAGTATGTTTGGTATTGGAATGGGAATAATGCTGTTTGGATACTGGAGGCTTTTTAAATGGAACAGAGAGAGAAG GCGTCTGCACATTGAGGATTTAGAGGCTCGGATCGCTTTACTTCCCTTGTTGCAGGCAGAGCAGGACCGCAG CACGTTACGGATGCTCCGTGAGAACCTAGAGGAGGAATCTGTCATCATGAAGGATGTTCCTGACTGGAAG GTCGGTGAGAACATGTTTCACACAGATCGTTGGGTCACCCCGCTCACAGAAGAGCTTTATAACCTTCGACCTCGAGAGCAGTTGCTTCATAAGAAGTTCGGCTTCCTGTGGTACGTGTAG